In Brettanomyces bruxellensis chromosome 8, complete sequence, a genomic segment contains:
- a CDS encoding uncharacterized protein (BUSCO:EOG09262Q6S), which yields MGSSKTTGKSLKHDQPTLNGTENLKTRQTKYEGRELYKNLGCPKKIVAPMVDGSDLAWRILSRRYGADLCYSPMLHSRLFAEQEKFRDTVLSPLDGKPGLDRPLIIQFCGNDPDVLLSAAKHVAGRCDAVDINFGCPQGIAKRGHYGSFLMEEWDTVYNLIHKLHTELAIPVTAKIRVFDDWEKSLEYAKMCLNAGAQFLTVHGRTREMKGQRTGIANWKLIRYLRDNLPEDTVFITNGNILYQDDLERCIRETKCDAVMSAEGNLTNPGIFWTKTNDIDKQFPRVDKFVREYFEIVKSCGEGESKRCFKTHLFKALQKFLSTRTDIRIEIARITRKTSWDELDKIVGLIEKAVQQIYLQKDMDEIDQIKVGKLENWGGRYRDVPYWRLQPYFRKIDGVDGREVIKELVKKNDESKLIENSDTQHNSIKRKAEDQVKLGSTMKKRYQRT from the coding sequence ATGGGGAGTAGTAAGACAACAGGAAAATCATTAAAGCATGACCAACCAACCTTGAATGGTACAGAGAATCTCAAAACAAGACAGACGAAATATGAAGGTAGGGAGCTTTATAAAAATTTGGGATGCCCGAAGAAAATTGTAGCACCCATGGTTGATGGGTCGGATCTTGCCTGGAGAATATTATCTAGAAGATATGGCGCAGATTTATGCTATTCTCCGATGCTCCATTCTAGGTTGTTTGCcgaacaggaaaaattcaGAGATACGGTGCTTTCACCTTTAGATGGGAAACCTGGTCTTGATAGACCACTTATAATACAATTCTGCGGAAATGACCCCGATGTACTTTTATCTGCAGCCAAACATGTGGCGGGAAGATGCGATGCTGTTGATATAAACTTTGGTTGTCCTCAAGGTATTGCAAAGAGAGGCCATTACGGCTCTTTTTTGATGGAAGAGTGGGACACGGTTTACAATTTAATTCACAAACTACACACAGAATTGGCAATTCCGGTCACGGCCAAAATTCGGGTGTTTGATGACTGGGAAAAATCGCTTGAATACGCCAAAATGTGCCTCAATGCCGGTGCACAGTTTCTTACAGTTCATGGTCGCACACGAGAGATGAAAGGACAAAGGACAGGAATTGCAAATTGGAAACTTATTCGCTATCTTCGAGATAACCTTCCAGAAGATACAGTCTTTATAACTAACGGAAATATTCTGTATCAGGATGATTTAGAACGGTGCATCCGGGAAACAAAGTGTGATGCTGTAATGTCGGCCGAGGGAAATCTTACGAATCCGGGAATATTTTGGACAAAGACAAATGATATTGATAAGCAGTTTCCCAGGGTGGACAAGTTTGTTCGGGAATATTTCGAGATTGTTAAAAGCTGCGGCGAAGGAGAATCAAAAAGATGCTTTAAAACACATCTATTTAAAGCACTTCAAAAATTCCTTTCAACAAGAACAGATATAAGGATCGAGATTGCCCGAATCACGAGAAAGACTTCGTGGGATGAACTAGACAAAATTGTGGGGCtgattgaaaaagcagTTCAGCAAATATACCTGCAGAAGGACATGGACGAAATTGATCAAATTAAAGTAGGAAAACTTGAGAATTGGGGCGGAAGATACAGAGATGTTCCATACTGGAGGCTGCAACCATATTTCAGGAAGATAGATGGTGTTGATGGGCGTGAAGTGATAAAAGAGCtagtgaaaaagaatgatgaatCGAAACTGATAGAAAACTCAGACACACAGCACAATTCTATAAAACGCAAAGCTGAGGATCAAGTTAAGCTGGGGAGCACTATGAAAAAACGTTACCAACGTACATAG